A region of the Lycium barbarum isolate Lr01 chromosome 1, ASM1917538v2, whole genome shotgun sequence genome:
CGCACTGAATCTTGGTGATCCAAGAGCCGGGTCACCGGGTTTAACCGGAAATTTGGATCCTTCTATTGGGAAACTCTCTGATCTTGCGGAGTTTACAGTGGTTCCGGGTCGGATAACGGGTCCATTACCCGAAAGTATTTCTCAGTTGAAAAACCTGAGGTTTCTTGGAGTTAGCCGGAATTTTCTTTCCGGTGATATTCCGGCTTCATTAGGCCAACTTAGGGGGTTACAAACACTTGACCTTAGTTTTAATCAGCTTACTGGTAATATCCCTTGGGCTATTGGAGCACTTCCAACATTGTCCAACGTTATATTATGTCACAACCATTTGTCTGGTTCAATACCACCTTTTGTGTCCCAAAGATTAACCCGTTTAGACCTTAAACACAACGAACTTTCTGGCACCCTTTTGCCTAATTCACTTCCTTCATCACTTGAATACTTGTCATTGTCATGGAACCAGTTATCAGGTCCAGTTGATTATCTTTTAACTCGGTTGAACCAGTTGAACTACCTTGATCTTAGCTTGAACCGGTTCACTGGCTGCATTCCAGGAATCTTGTTTACTTTCCCACTCACAAATCTTCAACTACAAAGGAATTTATTTACTGGTCCGGTTTTACCCATGTCACAAGTGACAATACCAACGGTGGATATCAGTTTTAACAGGTTTTTTGGGGAGATATCACCATTGTTGTCTAATGTGCAGAATTTGTATCTGAATAATAACCGGTTCACTGGTCAGGTTCCAGCGGTTTTGGTGGACCGGTTGTTAGCAGCAGGGATACAGGTTTTGTATTTACAGCATAATTTTCTGACAGGGATTGAGATTAAACCAACGGTGGAGATTCCGGTTAGCAGTTCACTGTGTTTGCAGTATAATTGCATGATTCCGCCGGTTCAGACCGCTTGTCCGTTGAAAGCCGGGAAGCAGAAGAGTAGGCCTACAAATCAGTGTGTGGAGTGGAAGGGGCAAAAGGGTGAAAAAACAAACAATATTAAAG
Encoded here:
- the LOC132608257 gene encoding LRR receptor-like serine/threonine-protein kinase ERL1, translated to MIPFFVFLTPLFFLLQNSFFVHGILDPIDFLALQAIRKSLDDLPGSKYFASWDFTSEPCDFAGVYCSGNKVIALNLGDPRAGSPGLTGNLDPSIGKLSDLAEFTVVPGRITGPLPESISQLKNLRFLGVSRNFLSGDIPASLGQLRGLQTLDLSFNQLTGNIPWAIGALPTLSNVILCHNHLSGSIPPFVSQRLTRLDLKHNELSGTLLPNSLPSSLEYLSLSWNQLSGPVDYLLTRLNQLNYLDLSLNRFTGCIPGILFTFPLTNLQLQRNLFTGPVLPMSQVTIPTVDISFNRFFGEISPLLSNVQNLYLNNNRFTGQVPAVLVDRLLAAGIQVLYLQHNFLTGIEIKPTVEIPVSSSLCLQYNCMIPPVQTACPLKAGKQKSRPTNQCVEWKGQKGEKTNNIKG